In Streptomyces sp. P3, one DNA window encodes the following:
- a CDS encoding polysaccharide lyase family 1 protein: MRTQRCHGRVIGVLVGCTALVLSVTGTASAQGQHHTRARHAAPDLGRQVLPANDGWASSGTGTTGGSAADAAHVRTVTTWAEFKAALAAGGDTPKIIKVKGVIDAVAEGCDAFAAPGYDFDSYLAKYSPEAWGLDTDLAAEPDGSPEGLRRVSAANQDKAIKANIPSNTTIVGIGRGAGFKGVSLQIKAVDNVILRNLSFESPIDCFPQWDPTDGSKGNWNSEYDTAVVYGSTHVWLDHNTFTDGTHPDSAAPTYFGMLYQQHDGELDIVRGADYVTASWNVFGDHDKTILIGNSDSESTAAGDRGHLRTTFHHNLFANLVERAPRVRFGQVDSYNNHFVAGDDYSYSFGIGKESKLVAEHNAFTLPQGVSAAKVLKRWSVSPLTAADNYVNGVKTDLIAVHNAQIPAETLESGAGWTPTLRTRVDPAKAVPRIVGCGAGAGRLG, translated from the coding sequence GTGCGTACTCAGAGATGTCATGGACGTGTCATTGGTGTCCTGGTGGGCTGCACCGCGCTGGTGCTGTCCGTGACCGGCACGGCGTCCGCCCAGGGCCAGCACCACACCCGCGCCCGGCACGCCGCCCCCGACCTCGGCCGGCAGGTGCTGCCCGCGAACGACGGCTGGGCCTCGTCCGGCACCGGGACGACGGGCGGCTCGGCCGCCGACGCCGCCCACGTCCGCACCGTCACCACCTGGGCCGAGTTCAAGGCCGCCCTCGCCGCCGGGGGCGACACGCCGAAGATCATCAAGGTGAAGGGTGTCATCGACGCCGTCGCCGAGGGGTGCGACGCCTTCGCCGCGCCCGGCTACGACTTCGACTCCTACCTCGCGAAGTACTCGCCCGAGGCCTGGGGACTGGACACCGACCTCGCCGCCGAGCCCGACGGCAGTCCCGAGGGGCTGCGGCGGGTGTCCGCCGCCAACCAGGACAAGGCCATCAAGGCGAACATCCCCTCCAACACCACCATCGTCGGCATCGGGCGGGGCGCCGGATTCAAGGGCGTCAGCCTGCAGATCAAGGCCGTCGACAACGTGATCCTGCGCAACCTGTCCTTCGAGTCGCCCATCGACTGCTTCCCCCAGTGGGACCCGACCGACGGCTCCAAGGGCAACTGGAACTCCGAGTACGACACCGCCGTCGTCTACGGCTCCACCCACGTCTGGCTGGACCACAACACCTTCACCGACGGCACCCACCCCGACAGCGCCGCCCCGACCTACTTCGGCATGCTCTACCAGCAGCACGACGGCGAACTCGACATCGTGCGCGGCGCCGACTACGTCACGGCCTCCTGGAACGTCTTCGGCGACCACGACAAGACGATCCTCATCGGCAACAGCGACAGCGAGTCCACCGCCGCCGGCGACCGGGGACATCTGCGGACCACCTTCCACCACAACCTCTTCGCGAACCTGGTCGAGCGCGCGCCCCGCGTCCGCTTCGGGCAGGTCGACTCCTACAACAACCACTTCGTCGCGGGCGACGACTACTCCTACAGCTTCGGCATCGGCAAGGAGTCCAAGCTCGTCGCCGAGCACAACGCGTTCACACTGCCGCAGGGGGTCAGCGCGGCCAAGGTGCTCAAGCGGTGGAGCGTCTCGCCGCTGACCGCCGCCGACAACTACGTCAACGGCGTGAAGACCGACCTGATCGCCGTCCACAACGCCCAGATCCCCGCGGAGACCCTCGAGTCCGGCGCCGGCTGGACGCCCACCCTGCGCACCAGGGTCGACCCGGCGAAGGCGGTCCCCCGCATCGTCGGCTGCGGCGCGGGCGCGGGACGCCTCGGCTGA
- a CDS encoding pectinesterase family protein, whose protein sequence is MHPVSRRRFLTASAGTAAALALAAPSARASAGTRRPFGRHGSPAARRTPQTLYVDPLGRGDFTTVRDAVTAAAGSGWTLVLAPGVYRETVVLDATRTEATWIGACEDPRDVVIVHDTAAGTPKPGGGTHGTTGSATTTLQAAGFTAHRITFANDWLRADHPEIAGTQAVAVKVQGDRSAFHHCRFLGHQDTLYADSMSLTAFARQYYAHCYVEGDVDFVFGRATAVYEQCHFRTLNRTDLAGAPYGFVFAPSTAGANPLGQLVVRSRISSEAPDAFYKLARPWVPSSDTTARPMLTVRDTRMDAGIDAAAPYTNMSASFPWQSQRFAEYRNTGPGARVTVPENRPQLTRDQARSATREAHLGDWEPWKGEC, encoded by the coding sequence ATGCACCCCGTTTCCAGAAGGCGGTTCCTCACCGCGAGCGCGGGAACGGCCGCCGCCCTCGCCCTGGCCGCCCCGTCCGCCCGGGCCTCGGCGGGCACCCGCCGCCCGTTCGGCCGGCACGGCTCCCCGGCCGCCCGCCGCACCCCGCAGACCCTCTACGTCGACCCGCTCGGCCGGGGCGACTTCACGACCGTGCGGGACGCCGTCACCGCCGCCGCCGGCAGCGGCTGGACCCTCGTCCTCGCCCCCGGCGTCTACCGGGAGACCGTGGTCCTCGACGCCACCCGCACCGAGGCCACCTGGATCGGCGCCTGCGAGGACCCCCGGGACGTCGTGATCGTCCACGACACCGCGGCCGGCACCCCCAAGCCCGGCGGCGGCACCCACGGCACCACCGGCTCGGCCACCACCACCCTGCAGGCCGCCGGCTTCACCGCCCACCGGATCACCTTCGCCAACGACTGGCTGCGCGCCGACCACCCCGAGATCGCCGGCACCCAGGCCGTCGCCGTCAAGGTCCAGGGCGACCGCTCCGCCTTCCACCACTGCCGCTTCCTCGGCCACCAGGACACCCTGTACGCCGACTCGATGTCCCTGACCGCCTTCGCCCGGCAGTACTACGCGCACTGCTACGTCGAAGGCGACGTCGACTTCGTCTTCGGCCGCGCCACCGCCGTGTACGAGCAGTGCCACTTCCGCACCCTGAACCGCACCGACCTGGCCGGCGCGCCCTACGGCTTCGTCTTCGCGCCCTCCACGGCGGGCGCCAACCCGCTCGGCCAGCTGGTCGTCCGGAGCCGGATCAGCAGCGAGGCCCCCGACGCCTTCTACAAACTGGCCCGCCCCTGGGTGCCCAGCTCCGACACCACCGCCCGCCCGATGCTCACCGTCCGCGACACCCGGATGGACGCCGGCATCGACGCGGCGGCGCCCTACACGAACATGTCGGCCTCCTTCCCCTGGCAGAGCCAGCGGTTCGCCGAGTACCGCAACACCGGGCCGGGAGCCCGGGTCACCGTCCCCGAGAACCGCCCGCAGCTCACCCGCGACCAGGCCCGGTCGGCGACCCGCGAGGCCCATCTCGGCGACTGGGAGCCCTGGAAGGGGGAGTGCTGA
- a CDS encoding pectinesterase family protein, producing the protein MLSRRTLLAATGAALFTGAPAAHAHSRRVLHVRPGDSVQRAVDAVDGPGWTIVVHPGTYREVVDVPPDKAELTLRGACRDPRAAVVVYDNAAGTPRPDGSGTHGTAGSATFTSAAPGLTVRDLTLANDWLRADHPEITGTQAVAARVTGDRSHFENVRFLAHQDTLFADTTALDAFDRQYYRHCHIEGDVDFVFGRARAVFDACRFHTLRRDVAFTPKGMVFAPATARADPYGFLALRSRITSAAEDAAYKIARPWVPSYETTAWPSLVVRDSWIGPGIDAVTPYVDMREAYPWQTMRFREYANSGPGAVISVPENRPQLTPAQAALHTPRTYLGDWRPYGRR; encoded by the coding sequence ATGCTGTCCCGCCGCACCCTCCTCGCCGCCACCGGCGCCGCCCTGTTCACCGGGGCGCCCGCCGCCCACGCGCACTCCCGCCGCGTCCTGCACGTCCGCCCCGGCGACAGCGTCCAGCGGGCCGTGGACGCGGTCGACGGCCCCGGCTGGACGATCGTCGTCCACCCGGGAACGTACCGGGAGGTCGTCGACGTCCCGCCGGACAAGGCGGAACTGACCCTGCGCGGCGCGTGCCGCGACCCGCGCGCCGCCGTCGTGGTGTACGACAACGCGGCCGGCACGCCCAGGCCGGACGGTTCGGGCACCCACGGCACCGCGGGCTCCGCCACCTTCACCTCCGCCGCGCCCGGCCTCACCGTGCGCGACCTCACGCTGGCCAACGACTGGCTGCGCGCCGACCACCCGGAGATCACCGGCACCCAGGCCGTCGCCGCCCGCGTCACCGGCGACCGCTCGCACTTCGAGAACGTCCGGTTCCTCGCGCACCAGGACACCCTCTTCGCGGACACCACCGCACTCGACGCCTTCGACCGGCAGTACTACCGCCACTGCCACATCGAGGGCGACGTCGACTTCGTCTTCGGGCGGGCCCGGGCCGTCTTCGACGCCTGCCGCTTCCACACCCTGCGGCGGGACGTGGCCTTCACGCCCAAGGGCATGGTCTTCGCCCCGGCCACCGCCCGGGCCGACCCCTACGGCTTCCTCGCCCTGCGCAGCCGGATCACCTCCGCCGCGGAGGACGCCGCGTACAAGATCGCCCGGCCCTGGGTGCCGTCCTACGAGACGACCGCCTGGCCCTCGCTGGTCGTCCGGGACAGCTGGATCGGCCCCGGCATCGACGCGGTGACGCCGTACGTCGACATGCGCGAGGCCTACCCCTGGCAGACCATGCGCTTCCGCGAGTACGCCAACTCCGGTCCGGGAGCGGTGATCTCGGTGCCGGAGAACCGCCCGCAGCTGACCCCGGCGCAGGCCGCCCTGCACACCCCGCGGACGTACCTGGGCGACTGGAGGCCCTACGGGCGCCGGTGA
- a CDS encoding chondroitinase-B domain-containing protein, whose amino-acid sequence MSRRTARLALAALALGGGLAFLPTQAQAATVVVGNSTDLSNAIRNATAGTVIQVRGGTYYPTATLQSTANGTSSSPVTLTAYGSETVKIDGSSLPQGAWIFKLTADYWNVSNLTFQNSPDSAVVCQSCTGTNWNNVKTVNGGDSGFTLTGDGTVNNTVRNIDSYGNYDAANHGENADGIAVKFGSGSGNLITGARLYNNADDGIDFWSFSSPVTVEHTWSFGNGVNRWSDPAFAGDGNGYKLGGDGEVVAHVINNSAAWGDAGNGFTENSNTGALVLNRTTAYANGKWGYYFATSSARLGKNLAVSNGGGAVNKGSKVSSSGNNWDSGIATPAFRSTDASSAYNARGAGGTLPATTFLTTGSTTIGATMN is encoded by the coding sequence ATGTCTCGTCGTACCGCTCGCCTCGCCCTCGCCGCCCTCGCCCTGGGCGGCGGACTCGCCTTCCTGCCCACCCAGGCGCAGGCCGCCACCGTGGTGGTCGGCAACTCCACGGACCTGTCCAACGCCATCAGGAACGCCACCGCGGGCACGGTCATCCAGGTCCGCGGCGGCACCTATTACCCGACCGCCACCCTGCAGTCCACGGCCAACGGCACCTCCTCCTCGCCGGTGACCCTCACGGCCTACGGCTCGGAGACGGTGAAGATCGACGGCTCGTCCCTCCCCCAGGGCGCCTGGATCTTCAAGCTGACCGCCGACTACTGGAACGTCTCCAACCTCACCTTCCAGAACTCCCCGGACAGCGCGGTCGTCTGCCAGTCCTGCACGGGCACCAACTGGAACAACGTCAAGACCGTCAACGGCGGCGACTCCGGCTTCACCCTCACCGGAGACGGGACCGTCAACAACACCGTCAGGAACATCGACAGCTACGGCAACTACGACGCCGCGAACCACGGCGAGAACGCCGACGGCATCGCCGTGAAGTTCGGCTCCGGCAGCGGCAACCTCATCACCGGGGCCCGCCTCTACAACAACGCGGACGACGGCATCGACTTCTGGTCCTTCTCCTCACCCGTGACCGTCGAACACACCTGGTCCTTCGGCAACGGCGTCAACCGCTGGTCCGACCCGGCCTTCGCCGGTGACGGCAACGGCTACAAACTGGGCGGCGACGGCGAGGTGGTCGCCCATGTCATCAACAACTCCGCGGCCTGGGGCGACGCCGGGAACGGCTTCACCGAGAACTCCAACACCGGCGCGCTCGTCCTCAACCGCACCACCGCCTACGCCAACGGCAAGTGGGGCTACTACTTCGCCACCAGCTCGGCCAGGCTCGGCAAGAACCTCGCGGTGAGCAACGGCGGCGGCGCCGTCAACAAGGGCTCCAAGGTCTCCTCGTCCGGCAACAACTGGGACTCCGGCATCGCCACACCCGCCTTCCGGTCGACGGACGCGAGCAGCGCCTACAACGCCCGCGGCGCCGGCGGCACCCTGCCCGCCACCACGTTCCTGACCACCGGGTCGACGACCATCGGAGCGACCATGAACTGA
- a CDS encoding HAD family acid phosphatase, producing MHKPLRIAAVAAACAVAGAALYGAGAATAGQSTANSTHEPYNIGLLVKDIDTYYGTAPDANGVYQASPTSPYAKDLASIDKAARKYIDQAARKAVRKHQRPAVVFDIDDTLLLSLDYEKRYNYTYNSASWAAYVNKADRPAVFGSPELVRYAEKKGVEVFYNSGLAEAQRTAAVENLKKVGADVNLDAAHMFLKNAAAPPSYLSACATPGAWTCTTVQYKSGTRKHIEDDLGYEIIANFGDQYSDLEGGYADRRYKLPNPTYFVG from the coding sequence ATGCATAAGCCACTGCGCATCGCGGCCGTCGCCGCGGCCTGCGCCGTCGCCGGCGCCGCCCTCTACGGCGCCGGCGCGGCCACGGCCGGCCAGTCAACGGCCAACTCCACGCACGAGCCCTACAACATCGGGCTCCTGGTGAAGGACATCGACACCTACTACGGCACCGCCCCGGACGCGAACGGCGTGTACCAGGCATCGCCGACCAGCCCCTACGCCAAGGACCTCGCGAGCATCGACAAGGCCGCGCGGAAGTACATCGACCAGGCCGCCCGCAAGGCGGTCAGGAAGCACCAGCGGCCCGCGGTCGTCTTCGACATCGACGACACCCTGCTGCTCAGCCTCGACTACGAGAAGCGGTACAACTACACGTACAACTCCGCCAGCTGGGCGGCGTACGTGAACAAGGCGGACCGCCCGGCGGTCTTCGGCAGCCCCGAACTGGTGCGGTACGCCGAGAAGAAGGGCGTCGAGGTCTTCTACAACTCGGGCCTCGCCGAGGCCCAGCGCACCGCCGCGGTCGAGAACCTGAAGAAGGTCGGCGCCGACGTCAACCTCGACGCCGCGCACATGTTCCTCAAGAACGCCGCCGCCCCGCCGTCCTACCTGAGCGCCTGCGCCACCCCGGGCGCCTGGACCTGCACGACGGTCCAGTACAAGTCCGGCACCCGCAAGCACATCGAGGACGACCTCGGGTACGAGATCATCGCCAACTTCGGCGACCAGTACTCCGACCTCGAGGGCGGTTACGCCGACCGCAGGTACAAGCTGCCGAACCCGACGTACTTCGTCGGCTGA
- a CDS encoding SigE family RNA polymerase sigma factor — MGTVVDDAASVEFHAFFDRHYAELSRLACLLTGEADAADDLAADALLALWNRWDRVRAADHPVAYARGVVANLARTRIRSAVRERRRIALFWSQREEKTENPDVAGVVDVQSALRRLPFRKRACVVLRHAFDLSEKDTALALGVSVGTVKSQTSKGMAELQKLLGGKGAPVRVPAMARGRQAAGRDR; from the coding sequence GTGGGCACAGTCGTCGACGACGCCGCCTCCGTGGAGTTCCACGCCTTCTTCGACCGCCACTACGCCGAACTGTCCCGTCTCGCCTGCCTGCTGACCGGTGAGGCGGACGCCGCCGACGACCTGGCGGCGGACGCGCTCCTCGCGCTGTGGAACCGCTGGGACCGGGTGCGCGCCGCCGACCATCCCGTCGCGTACGCGCGCGGGGTCGTCGCCAACCTCGCCCGCACCCGCATCCGCAGCGCCGTCCGCGAGCGCCGCAGGATCGCGCTGTTCTGGTCGCAGCGCGAGGAGAAGACGGAGAACCCCGATGTCGCCGGCGTCGTGGACGTCCAGTCGGCGCTGCGTAGACTGCCGTTCCGCAAACGGGCCTGTGTGGTGCTGCGGCACGCCTTCGATCTGTCGGAGAAGGACACCGCGCTCGCCCTGGGCGTCTCCGTGGGTACGGTGAAGAGCCAGACCTCCAAGGGGATGGCCGAACTGCAGAAGCTGCTGGGCGGCAAAGGGGCTCCGGTTAGGGTGCCTGCGATGGCACGCGGCCGTCAGGCCGCAGGGAGGGACCGATGA
- a CDS encoding NCS2 family permease: protein MSETQQKAERPGRERPTVNSVDRYFRISERGSTFGREIRGGTATFFTMAYILVLNPIILGSAEDKFGHRLDSVQLTTATALVAAVMTVVMGVAGNLPLALAAGLGLNAVVAFQIAPLMSWDDAMGLIVLEGLLICVLVATGLREAVMHAIPQPLKQAISVGIGLFIAFIGFVDAGFVSRIPDAAHTTVPVQLGGTGTLGGWPVLVFCLGVLLTVGLLARKVKGAILISIVAMTLLAIVIDSLADIKSWGLTTPSWPKDVVGAPDFGLVGHFSLFGAFGRTGVVTVVLLVFTLLLSDFFDTMGTVVGISAEAGLLNEKGEVPRLGRVLLIDGAAAVAGGATSSSSATSYIESAAGVGEGARTGFSNLITGALFALALFLTPVLTIVPLQAAAPALVAVGFLMMTQVKNIDWDRYEIAIPAFLTIAVMPFTYSITNGIGAGFVAYVVVKTVLGKAKEVHWLLWGASALFLVYFAIDPIEQILGVK, encoded by the coding sequence ATGTCCGAGACACAGCAGAAGGCCGAGCGGCCCGGCCGTGAGAGACCGACGGTGAACAGCGTCGACCGGTACTTCCGGATATCCGAACGAGGGTCCACGTTCGGCCGGGAGATACGCGGCGGCACCGCCACGTTCTTCACCATGGCCTACATACTTGTCCTGAATCCCATCATCCTGGGCAGCGCCGAGGACAAGTTCGGGCACCGCCTCGACAGCGTCCAACTCACCACCGCCACCGCTCTGGTGGCCGCGGTGATGACCGTCGTCATGGGCGTCGCCGGCAACCTGCCCCTCGCACTCGCCGCGGGTCTCGGCCTGAACGCGGTCGTCGCCTTCCAGATCGCCCCGCTGATGAGCTGGGACGACGCGATGGGCCTCATCGTCCTCGAAGGCCTGCTGATCTGCGTGCTGGTGGCGACCGGGCTGCGCGAGGCCGTCATGCACGCCATCCCGCAGCCGCTCAAGCAGGCGATCAGCGTCGGCATCGGCCTGTTCATCGCCTTCATCGGCTTCGTCGACGCCGGTTTCGTCAGCCGCATCCCCGACGCCGCGCACACCACCGTCCCCGTCCAGCTCGGCGGCACCGGCACCCTGGGCGGCTGGCCCGTCCTCGTCTTCTGCCTCGGCGTGCTGCTGACCGTCGGACTGCTCGCCCGCAAGGTCAAGGGCGCGATCCTGATCAGCATCGTCGCGATGACGCTGCTCGCGATCGTCATCGACTCGCTCGCCGACATCAAGTCCTGGGGACTGACCACGCCTTCGTGGCCGAAGGACGTCGTGGGCGCCCCGGACTTCGGACTGGTCGGCCACTTCAGCCTGTTCGGCGCGTTCGGTCGGACCGGCGTCGTCACCGTCGTCCTGCTGGTGTTCACGCTCCTCCTGTCCGACTTCTTCGACACCATGGGCACGGTCGTCGGCATCAGCGCCGAGGCCGGACTGCTGAACGAGAAGGGCGAGGTGCCCCGGCTCGGCCGGGTGCTGCTCATCGACGGCGCGGCGGCGGTCGCGGGCGGCGCGACCTCGTCGTCCTCCGCGACCTCCTACATCGAGTCGGCGGCCGGCGTCGGCGAGGGTGCGCGCACCGGGTTCTCCAACCTCATCACCGGCGCGCTCTTCGCCCTCGCGCTGTTCCTGACGCCGGTCCTCACCATCGTCCCGCTCCAGGCGGCCGCCCCGGCCCTCGTCGCCGTCGGCTTCCTGATGATGACCCAGGTCAAGAACATCGACTGGGACAGGTACGAGATCGCGATTCCGGCCTTCCTCACCATCGCGGTCATGCCCTTCACCTACTCGATCACCAACGGCATCGGCGCCGGCTTCGTCGCGTACGTGGTCGTCAAGACCGTGCTCGGCAAGGCGAAGGAGGTGCACTGGCTGCTGTGGGGGGCCTCGGCGCTGTTCCTGGTGTACTTCGCGATCGACCCGATCGAGCAGATCCTCGGCGTCAAGTGA
- a CDS encoding penicillin-binding protein 2, with product MNKTIRRASVFTLLLVFALLLRATWVQFYEGRALADDSHNRRNAISTYAEPLGNIVVAGKAITGSAVTSDSDLRYKRTYPDGELYAAVTGYASQSYAPTQLEGVYADLLDGTDPRLKTVLDTVTNQRADPGDVLTTIDPAVQKVAYDALGDKKGAAVAIDPSTGRILAVVSTPSYDPSSLTDAGTAGAAWQKLNADPGKPLVNRALRQPLAPGSTFKLVVAAAALEDGLYKSVDEKTDSVDPYTLPGTRTDLSNENPSAPCENASIRVALQYSCNNVFAHMAVELGQDKLKAMADRFGFDDDSQDVPVRAYPSVYPSGMDASSTALTGIGQFDVTATPLQMAMVSAALANGGKLVSPHMVEQITNGDGDVLEDYDDEATATQVVSSLTAEQLRSAMRTVVEKGTGTNALIDGVTVGGKTGTAQNGENNSRAPYAWFTSYGKSDSSGEQVAVAVVVEQSDAARSEVSGNGLAAPVAKAMMRAALRK from the coding sequence ATGAACAAGACGATCAGACGCGCCTCGGTCTTCACGCTGCTGCTGGTGTTCGCCCTGCTGCTGCGGGCGACCTGGGTGCAGTTCTACGAGGGCCGGGCGCTCGCGGACGACTCGCACAACCGGCGCAACGCGATCTCGACGTACGCGGAGCCGCTCGGGAACATCGTCGTGGCCGGGAAGGCGATCACCGGCTCGGCCGTGACCTCGGACAGCGACCTCCGGTACAAGCGCACGTACCCGGACGGCGAGCTGTACGCGGCGGTGACCGGCTACGCCTCGCAGAGCTACGCCCCCACGCAGCTGGAAGGCGTGTACGCGGACCTGCTCGACGGGACGGACCCCCGGCTGAAGACGGTCCTGGACACGGTCACGAACCAGCGGGCGGACCCGGGCGACGTGCTCACCACGATCGACCCGGCGGTGCAGAAGGTGGCGTACGACGCTCTCGGCGACAAGAAGGGCGCGGCCGTCGCGATCGACCCGTCGACGGGCCGGATCCTCGCGGTCGTCTCGACGCCGTCGTACGACCCGTCGTCGCTGACCGACGCCGGCACCGCCGGAGCGGCCTGGCAGAAGCTGAACGCGGACCCCGGCAAGCCCCTCGTCAACCGGGCGCTGCGGCAGCCGCTGGCGCCTGGTTCGACGTTCAAGCTGGTGGTGGCGGCCGCCGCGCTGGAGGACGGGCTGTACAAGTCCGTGGACGAGAAGACCGACAGCGTGGACCCGTACACCCTGCCGGGCACCCGGACGGACCTCAGCAACGAGAACCCGTCCGCGCCCTGCGAGAACGCCTCGATCCGGGTCGCCCTGCAGTACTCCTGCAACAACGTCTTCGCGCACATGGCCGTCGAGCTCGGTCAGGACAAGCTGAAGGCGATGGCCGACAGGTTCGGCTTCGACGACGACAGCCAGGACGTGCCGGTGCGGGCCTACCCGAGCGTGTACCCGTCCGGCATGGACGCCTCGTCGACCGCGCTGACCGGCATCGGCCAGTTCGACGTGACGGCGACCCCGCTGCAGATGGCCATGGTGTCGGCGGCCCTCGCCAACGGCGGCAAGCTGGTCTCGCCGCACATGGTCGAGCAGATCACGAACGGCGACGGCGACGTCCTGGAGGACTACGACGACGAGGCGACCGCCACCCAGGTGGTCAGCTCCTTGACCGCCGAGCAACTGCGGTCGGCGATGCGGACGGTCGTCGAGAAGGGCACGGGCACCAACGCGCTCATCGACGGCGTCACCGTCGGCGGCAAGACGGGCACGGCCCAGAACGGCGAGAACAACAGCAGGGCCCCGTACGCCTGGTTCACCTCGTACGGCAAGTCGGACTCGTCCGGCGAGCAGGTCGCCGTCGCGGTCGTGGTCGAGCAGTCGGACGCGGCGCGTTCCGAGGTCAGCGGCAACGGGCTGGCCGCCCCCGTCGCGAAGGCGATGATGCGGGCGGCGCTGCGGAAGTGA
- a CDS encoding GNAT family N-acetyltransferase, translated as MPIALRRVHDSDLPVFFRQTNDPESLVMAAFTPRDPTDRDAFDDRWSRIRASSAVVRTILVDGDVVGSAAVYGEPGEREVTYWVDRAYWGRGIATAALTALLAEVPERPLFARAAADNAGSLRVLVKCGFVPTARATGYAPARKAEIEEVVLRLES; from the coding sequence ATGCCGATCGCTCTGCGCAGGGTCCACGACAGCGATCTGCCGGTGTTCTTCCGGCAGACGAACGACCCCGAGTCCCTCGTCATGGCCGCGTTCACCCCGCGGGACCCGACCGACCGGGATGCCTTCGACGACCGCTGGAGCAGGATCCGCGCCTCGTCCGCGGTGGTGCGCACGATCCTGGTGGACGGGGACGTGGTCGGCAGCGCGGCCGTGTACGGGGAGCCGGGCGAGCGCGAGGTGACGTACTGGGTGGACCGCGCGTACTGGGGCCGGGGCATCGCCACGGCGGCGCTGACGGCCCTGCTCGCCGAGGTCCCCGAGCGCCCGCTGTTCGCGCGGGCGGCGGCCGACAACGCCGGTTCCCTCCGGGTCCTCGTGAAGTGCGGCTTCGTGCCCACCGCCCGCGCCACCGGGTACGCCCCCGCGCGGAAGGCGGAGATCGAGGAGGTCGTGCTGCGGCTGGAGAGCTGA
- a CDS encoding IclR family transcriptional regulator, protein MSAVETGGGAQVKSAVRTVELLEYFAGRPGMHSLASVQEAVGYPKSSLYMLLRTLVELGWVETDATGTRYGIGVRALLVGTSYIDGDEVVASARPTLDRLSDDTTETIHLARLDGTNVVYLATRQSQHYLRPFTRVGRRLPAHSTSLGKALLSTYTDEQVRKLLPETLPALTEHTITDREKLIEELHQVREQGFAVDREENTLGLRCFGVAIPYRTPARDAISCSVPVARLTPAHEQLVKDALFDARDRLTLATRRL, encoded by the coding sequence ATGTCGGCTGTCGAGACGGGGGGCGGAGCGCAGGTCAAGTCCGCGGTGAGGACGGTTGAGCTGCTGGAATACTTCGCCGGCCGCCCCGGGATGCACTCCCTCGCGTCGGTCCAGGAGGCCGTCGGATACCCCAAGTCGAGTCTGTACATGTTGCTGCGCACGCTCGTGGAACTGGGCTGGGTGGAGACCGACGCGACGGGCACGCGCTACGGCATCGGGGTGCGGGCGCTGCTCGTGGGCACCTCGTACATCGACGGCGACGAGGTGGTCGCGTCCGCCCGGCCGACCCTGGACCGGCTCTCGGACGACACCACCGAGACCATCCACCTGGCCCGGCTGGACGGCACGAACGTCGTCTACCTCGCCACCCGCCAGTCGCAGCACTACCTGCGCCCCTTCACCCGGGTCGGCCGCCGGCTGCCCGCGCACTCCACCTCGCTCGGCAAGGCCCTGCTGAGCACCTACACCGACGAGCAGGTCCGCAAGCTGCTCCCGGAGACGCTCCCGGCGCTCACCGAGCACACGATCACGGACCGCGAGAAGCTCATCGAGGAGCTGCACCAGGTCCGCGAGCAGGGCTTCGCGGTGGACCGCGAGGAGAACACCCTGGGCCTGCGCTGCTTCGGCGTGGCGATCCCCTACCGCACGCCTGCCCGGGACGCGATCAGCTGCTCCGTGCCGGTGGCGCGGCTCACGCCGGCGCACGAGCAACTGGTGAAGGACGCCCTGTTCGACGCACGCGACCGGCTGACCCTGGCCACCCGGCGGCTCTGA